The genomic region GCAGGCGCTGTCGCGGGCGCTGAACGTGCCGGTGACGGCGTTCTTCCGCAAGTTCGAGGAGCAGCGCGACGCCACCTTCGTCAAGGCCGGGGAGGGGCTGGCGATCGAGCGGCGCGGCACCCGGGCCGGGCACCAGTACCAGTTGCTCGGCCACACCATCGGCAGCAAGTCGGTGGTGGTGGAGCCCTATCTGGTGACGCTGACGGAAACCTCCGACGTGTTCCCCGTCTTCCAGCATTCCGGTCTGGAATTCATCTACCTGCTGGAAGGCGAGGTCAGCTATCGCCACGCCGACAAGCTGTACAACATGCAGCCTGGGGACTCGCTGTTCTTCGATGCCGATGCGCCGCACGGCCCCGAGGAACTGCACCGCCTGCCGATCCGCCTGCTGTCGGTGATCGTGTATTCCCGCCAGGAAGAAGGCTGATTGTTCCGGTTCTAGCGGCGGAACACCACGGTCTTGTTGCCATTGGGCAGCACGCGGTGCTCGATATGGTAGCGCACGGCGCGGGCGAGCACGACGCTTTCGATGTCGCGTCCCAGCGCCACCAACTCGTCGGGCGTGTGGGTGTGGTCCACACGTTCCACCGCCTGTTCAATGATCGGGCCTTCGTCGAGGTCGGTGGTGACGTAATGCGCGGTGGAGCCGATGATCTTCACCCCGCGCGCATGCGCCTGGTGGTACGGCTTCGCGCCCTTGAAGCTCGGCAGGAAGGAATGATGGATGTTGATGCAGCGCCAGGACAGGGCGGCGCACATCTGCGGCGACAGCACCTGCATGTAGCGCGCCAGCACCACCAGGTCGATGTGCAGCCGGTCCACCATTTCCAGGATGCGGCCTTCCTGCTCGGCACGCGTGTCCCTGGTCACCGGCAGATGGTGATAGGGAATGCCGTGCCATTCCACCACACGCTGCAGGTCCGGGTGGTTGGACACCACGCCGGGGATCTCCACCGGCAGCGTGCCGGTACGGTAGCGGTACAGCAGGTCGTTCAGGCAGTGGTCGAATTTGGAAACCAGTAGCAGCAACCTCGGCCGCCGCGTGGCATCGTGGATGTGCCACTCCATGCCGAAGCGTTCGGCGAAGGGCGCGAACGCGGCTTGCAGCGCCGCGATCGAGGGCATGCCCGGACGTTCCTGGAACACCGTGCGCATGAAGAAGCGCCCGGTGGCGACATCGCCGAAATGCTCGGATTCGGTGATGAACAGCTCATGGCTGGACAGGAAGCCGGCCACCGCCGCCACGATGCCGGTCGTGTCCGGGCAGGTGATGGTGAGGATGTAATGCTTGGCAGGCGGCGTCATCGCGCGATGGGATCCATGCGAGAGGGGGAAAGCTCACGACGGAAGGGGTGGCGCAGCGGCGGATTGCCGCCGCGCCGTCCGGGTCAGCAGTCGAGCGTGTGGTGGCGTTCCCACGCCGTGGCGTGGCTCATGAACGCGTTCCACTCGGCCAGGCGCAGTTTGGTGTAGCTGT from Rhodovastum atsumiense harbors:
- a CDS encoding helix-turn-helix domain-containing protein; the protein is MNDFQQNPHALSGAREHRLEVAIGQQVREYRTRLGMTVADLGRQAGLSAGMLSKIENGVTSPSLSTLQALSRALNVPVTAFFRKFEEQRDATFVKAGEGLAIERRGTRAGHQYQLLGHTIGSKSVVVEPYLVTLTETSDVFPVFQHSGLEFIYLLEGEVSYRHADKLYNMQPGDSLFFDADAPHGPEELHRLPIRLLSVIVYSRQEEG
- the purU gene encoding formyltetrahydrofolate deformylase; the protein is MTPPAKHYILTITCPDTTGIVAAVAGFLSSHELFITESEHFGDVATGRFFMRTVFQERPGMPSIAALQAAFAPFAERFGMEWHIHDATRRPRLLLLVSKFDHCLNDLLYRYRTGTLPVEIPGVVSNHPDLQRVVEWHGIPYHHLPVTRDTRAEQEGRILEMVDRLHIDLVVLARYMQVLSPQMCAALSWRCINIHHSFLPSFKGAKPYHQAHARGVKIIGSTAHYVTTDLDEGPIIEQAVERVDHTHTPDELVALGRDIESVVLARAVRYHIEHRVLPNGNKTVVFRR